Sequence from the Candidatus Babeliales bacterium genome:
AAGCTAGGGGTTGGTTGAGATTCCGGTGTTGATTCAGAGATTGCCTTTGTTGTTGATTTTAGTGATGCATTTTCCTTGTTTTTTTCATTTTTTTGTTCTTCTTTGTTGATTGATTCTTCATTATTTTGCTCATCTTGAGAATTGGTAACAATTTCAGATTCATTGTTTGTTATAGATGGTTCATTTTTTTGTTGAGCAGGCGTTGTTATCATTACTGGTGTAGCTTGTTTTCGTTCGATAATTTTTTCAATCCGTTGTGGTTTGGGTAATCCTGCAGGTCTTTTTCCAGGAGAAATTTGTTGTTGGCTGTATAGTAAAGTTAAAGGTGTTACAAGTATAAAAAGCAGCACATGTATGTGCAATGTAAGAATTATTTTGTCCTTCATTGTATTACCTTTTTTTACTAACAGTTTTTTCAGCAAACGATATATTTCAGATTGAATATAACAAAATATGCAGTGATAGTTCAATAATTGTAAGATTATTTTTCTAAAAAACTAATTTTCCGTCGATATTTTTTTGCATGCAAAAAAACTCAGGGCGAATGAACAAGGTTAGGTGTTATTAAAAAACATTTAAATTCGATAGCATTAGAATGAGTATTAGTATGACATAATTATATATTAATAGAGCAAAAGAAGAGGCCCTTTTTGGAGCCTCTTCTTTTTTAGTAGGTTTTTTTTATGTGGAATTTTTAGTACATTCCGCCCATGCCGCCACCCATTCCACCCATATTAGGCATCGCAGGAGTGTCTTTTTTGTCTTCAGCTATATCACAAATTGTAGCTTCTGTAGTAAGTAATAAACCAGCAATTGATGCTGCATATTGAATTGCTGAACGAGTTACTTTTGCAGGATCAATAATACCTGCTTTAACCATATCAACATATTCACCTTTTTTAGCATCAAAGCCAATGTTGCCAGTTTCAGTTTTTACTCTGTTAACGACAACTGAAGCCTCAGATCCTGCGTTTGAGGAAATAATACGAAGTGGTTCTTCTAATGCACGACGAACGATCTGTGCTCCTAGTCGTTGATCGTTTTCAAGCTGTAGAGCATCTACTGCTTTTTGTGCACGCATTAATGCAACGCCGCCACCAGCAACAATTCCTTCTTCAACTGCAGCTCGAGTTGCATGAAGCGCATCTTCAATACGATCTTTTTTCTCTTTCATCTCAGTTTCGGTTGCTGCGCCAACTCTGATAACAGCAATACCGCCTGCAAGTTTTGCCAGACGTTCTTGCATTTTTTCTTTATCATAGTCAGACGTGCTATTTTCAATTTGCATACGTAATTGCATTACGCGGCTTTTAATAACTTCAGAGCTGCCTTGTCCTTCAATTATTGTACAATTGTCTTTAGTAAGTACAACACGTTTTGCGGTGCCAAGATCTTGAATTTGAATGTTTTCAAGTTTTAAGCCAATATCTTCTGAAATAAGTTTACCATCAGTAAGAATTGCAATATCTTCAAGCATTGCTTTGCGACGATCACCAAATCCAGGGGCTTTGACGGCAGCGATATTTAATACGCCACGTAACCTATTAACAACAAGTGTCGCAAGAGCTTCGCCTTCAACATCTTCTGCTATAATGAGTAGCGAGCGGCCAGTTTTTGCAACTTGCTCTAAAATAGGCAAAAGGCTTTTCATGCTGGTGATTTTTTTTTCAACAATCAACAAGAATGGATTTTCAAGGGTAGTTTCCATTTTCTCTTGATTAGTTACAAAATATGGTGAAAGATAGCCGCGATCAAATTGCATACCTTCTACAACAGCCAATTCATCTTTCATACCTTTTGCTTCTTCAACAGTAATAACGCCGTCACGGCCAACGCGTTCCATTGCTTCTGCGATAAGATCACCAATTGCTTCATCAGAATTAGCAGATATAGTGGCGATTTGTTGAATTTCTTTTTTATCAGAAACTGCGGCAGAATTTTGTTTAATAGTTTCTACAACTACATTTACTGCTTTATCAATGCCACGTTTTAATTCCATAGGGTTTGCGCCAGCGGTAACAAATTTATTACCTTCTCTGAAAATTGCTTGTGCTAGTACTGTTGCGGTGGTAGTTCCATCACCAGCAATGTCTGCTGTTTTACTTGCAACTTCACGCACCATTTGAGCGCCCATATTTTCAAGTTTATCTTCAAGGATTATTTCTTTTGCTACAGTGACACCATCTTTGGTGATGGTTGGTGCGCCAAATGAACGTTCAAGAACAACATTACGTCCTAATGGCCCGAGAGTAACTTTAACTGCATCAGCGAGAGTATCAACACCTTTACGAATTTTCTCGCGTGCGTCAGTACCAAAAACGATTCTTTTTGATGACATATGATTACTACCTTATGGTTAAAAAATTATTGTTCAATAATTCCAAGAATATCATCTTCGCGAATAATGAGATGATTATTTCCCGCGTCTGTTC
This genomic interval carries:
- the groL gene encoding chaperonin GroEL (60 kDa chaperone family; promotes refolding of misfolded polypeptides especially under stressful conditions; forms two stacked rings of heptamers to form a barrel-shaped 14mer; ends can be capped by GroES; misfolded proteins enter the barrel where they are refolded when GroES binds), with the translated sequence MSSKRIVFGTDAREKIRKGVDTLADAVKVTLGPLGRNVVLERSFGAPTITKDGVTVAKEIILEDKLENMGAQMVREVASKTADIAGDGTTTATVLAQAIFREGNKFVTAGANPMELKRGIDKAVNVVVETIKQNSAAVSDKKEIQQIATISANSDEAIGDLIAEAMERVGRDGVITVEEAKGMKDELAVVEGMQFDRGYLSPYFVTNQEKMETTLENPFLLIVEKKITSMKSLLPILEQVAKTGRSLLIIAEDVEGEALATLVVNRLRGVLNIAAVKAPGFGDRRKAMLEDIAILTDGKLISEDIGLKLENIQIQDLGTAKRVVLTKDNCTIIEGQGSSEVIKSRVMQLRMQIENSTSDYDKEKMQERLAKLAGGIAVIRVGAATETEMKEKKDRIEDALHATRAAVEEGIVAGGGVALMRAQKAVDALQLENDQRLGAQIVRRALEEPLRIISSNAGSEASVVVNRVKTETGNIGFDAKKGEYVDMVKAGIIDPAKVTRSAIQYAASIAGLLLTTEATICDIAEDKKDTPAMPNMGGMGGGMGGMY